Genomic window (Rosa chinensis cultivar Old Blush chromosome 6, RchiOBHm-V2, whole genome shotgun sequence):
TTTTATGTGATCGTTTGGCattcaaccgttcagtttttaggtcataatgtgtagatcatttctgcaaatttttaaccaaatcggtgatcgttaaggtattaaactagattaaatcaatagatgaaccaaatctgtcaaacttgaaccgttcatacttataattatAAATCACTGTTTTGAGCTAAAATGCCGTTCCAAAATGCCAAGAAATTTTGGGCTAAAAAATCTCCTAGGTCCCAGATTCAAACCCTAACAGAATTGGGCTCATGCACCTGTTGAAAAGCCCTAAGAAGGAAGGCCCAAAAGGCTCACAAACTTCTCCCCTGGGCACCCAGACCGTCCCTGACTTCGACCCTGACCTCTGCTCCACCGCCCTTGGCAGGAGAAAGATCATCCCGGTCACACCAACACAACACCCCTGGCTGCCATCGGCAGGAATGCATAGCCCGTCCAGACCTAAAGCACTGGTTGCTCTATTATCAGATCATCCCCTCGATCTGATAGAAGGAATCCGGACAACAGTCGCTCCCACACACCGAAAAAATGGGCTGAACTCCGACTCCTCTTAAACCTCAACCTCAGCCACACCGCCACCAAACCAAAGCCGCACACCGATGACTTGAGCAGTGCCCGAATTGGCCGAAGACGCTTAACTCTGGGTGCAAACCTGATTTGGGAAAGCAACACAACCATAGCTTCTTCCCATTACACAAAACACGATCAGAATGGATCTGAACAGGAGAACTTACCACAAGCCGAGATGTGAACCACAACCCGATACAGGGCACGACGGGAGCCGTGTAGGAAAAAACCGACACTGAGGGCGGCACCGGAACAGTACTCTCAACCCTAGCAAAGCAAGCCCGTTAGGTATTTTCATGCAAAAGTTATCTCTATTATATCGTATAAGACTATGCATCCCCTATTCTCTCTTCTCATCACCTTCACAAACATGGCTCAAAATGGTGAGCTCGATCAGCAAACTCGTCCTGTAACAAACCCAGATCACCGGATGTCACATTATCGGATCAAGCTCTGGCGTTGGAAGCTCCCAATAGCCCTCCTAGGAGGCAAGAAGTCTCGGCAAGCCGCATGGTAGTTAGGACGTTAAGAAAAATCAGACTGAGTTGGCTGAAGAAGCTCAAGCAATCTTACAAGAACATAGTGAAGGACCTCATGGAAGCTGGAGCGAGCTTCGAAACGTTTCAGCAGAGGCTCTTGAAGGAGACTTCATTTGCAATTCCGATGGGAGTTTTCTCTTTCTAGCTACCCCACTATTCCCGGATTGGATTTTACATCTAGAACTATATTTCATCATGTTCATCAAGTTGATGATCAAGTTAAAATATCATGTtgtagaaattaaaaaaaagttattaCAGACTTATAGTAAAACTCCTATAAATTAATACTGTTCGGactaaaaaattattattttaaaaaatccATTATAtgagtaaataaataatttattgttttagggaattagaaattgagagataatcgctgtgtattctcattgataataggggcctctttatatagaggattacaatgcatagaatctcaatcatacaaggaaagtaattctacattgattaggattctagatcctgctaattaaatcatattaccactaggtcaagtaacctagagtttgggctaaacacaaattaggtttttcttgaacactcccccttgtgttgcccaaacacggtgcttctctcgttgcctcgttaaaaaccttgccgagtaacaaaaacccagtgggacaaaaataacctcggtcgaaggggaaaaaaagcacaacacacccttcacgtttcgaggtgaacatgtagacatctccccctgatgtctacgcctccccctgatgactacgatcatgggagttcagataatttccgcaagccaatttttgccacatgtttctcgaacgtggatttgggcaatgacttagtaaacaagtctgcctcactgtcctcaaatTGAATCTAgctcactttgatctcgaggagagtctgttgttgctgattgtgcttggtgttatcgcttttgatgtagccttgcctcatttgttcaaaacaagcagcattatcctaaatgctcgtaggctcatctgtggtagacttcaaaccacaattgttcgaacatgcgtaattatgaatccaatccatattcattcacgaaccacttcatgaagagcaatgacctctgcattattcgaagatatagcgactagggtctattctgtagacctccaagatgtcacagtcttttcccatggtgaacacttaaccggattaggaatgacctttgtgtgggtcagagagatacccaacatcagcaaaaccttctaaaacacatgtcgttttgggatggggataatggacgcaAGCCAGGGTTGGcagcgtacctggtgtgtgatgggtccgaatccatcatctcttcgtaaggatagaacaagcccatatcactcatacatctcaagtatcgaaagatatcttttacaccaatccaatggcgtcgcgttggcgcagagctatatctagctaacaaattcacaacatatgagatgtccagtcttgtgcattgggataagtacaataatgcgcctattgtactaagtaaggcacttctgcctctagcacatcttcgtcatcatcctttcgacgaagaggatccttttcaggatcaagactacggacgatcatgggtgtgcttgaaggcttgaccttgtcaaaatgcctaagcatctatcgacacgatgctcaagttccaaactgagacataatcgtgttttcccaaaatccttcatctcaaactcggatttcaagtgttcagcggtttcccttaactctttaagggcttctaatgaagatcatgtccaacatgaacagcgatagaatccgaaacttgttatagaaacgcgtgggcatatcccttcccaatcaagtagtcactttagtgagcatttcaacctctttgtaaacgcgctccatggtctagagccacctgacttggataaatgaagttcgccatgaaccttcatgtatattccgtatctagatccctatagagatacgtagtgaccatatttgtaagctgcatgttcagttattcggaaactaccaaactgacagggtagtgcaatgcaatgacatccattacgagagaatatgtctcatcgtagtcgattccatggcgttttgtgagaagccttacgccataaggcgagattaccatctctttttctcactacgctttctaacgaagacccattagtcaacaggttcgatgttaggaggtgttagcatctctagctcgaaaaccatcctcttcgttagagaatccatcttaacctggatcgcatctttccatttaggccaaaaactctctacgttggcattcattcatcaacggagcgtggttcgatatcatctaactcaaaaactcatgcgcaacaaaatatgcaactacatcatcaattctgatggagtttctatctcacgtctcatgtacactagtgtaattttcatagagctctatattctcaggaataggttctgacgttgaggcgtcccccaacgataaccataacctggaagatactcatgagatggattttgagtgtcgatgatcaaaggattggaatgtgccaaagtatccttcgaacccacgggcctcccacgcatcctagctggggccatggcctgtaaagccagagtgccactctctttggcgttggcgccatgcctacctccgtgtagggtggcgctacgtcctctcgtagggacgtccttccttgcagacatgtttacAGCATATTtttgtgatctcgtcactttaatagggatcgagatgagacatagtggggacaggccacgacaatttctatcgttcctgttgaacattcgtgttcttatctcccccgaacgacgggaagactgtctcatcaaagtgacatccgcaaatctagcagtaaggagatcgcctagcaagggcattaagtggcggatgatggttggagtctcaaatccaacgtagttgcccattcatctgtaaggacctatcatagcgcgctgtggcggcgcaatgggcacataaatagctcactcaaatgtgcgtaagtacaaaatacgtgtacccagtcactagctgtaacgcataggtacattgagtggcggtaggtcatagacgaattagcatagctgcatgcgatattgcatcaccccaagcagatgtaagaagattggtgcgcattaccaatgttcggactaccattgtagtcgtttccgcgagaccaattgggtgtgtacatgggaatgtgatgtccaacatcaagcccattgcaatatccatcgaaagtctttcgatgtaaactctctagcatagtcaaaccCAATTGAccaaataggatgattcggggagtgagcccgttgtcatatgatatgtgcaaggagtgtagcgtaagcagcatttataggtggacaatggcacaacacatgaccagcgtgtttgcgtgtcaaccaacatcatgaaatatttaagcgtccgcaagttggttgaatcaatccacaaaatccctacggattctttgtaagaacagaatgagtattgtcatatcctttgcagaggacggtctcagtcctaatttccttaaagaacgggctttgtaaagatgtccgtgtgaagtctttgtagacgaatcatcatatcatgactaggatgatctatcctgtcgtgacaaagccaatatgtgtctaaatccaagagatcttctctcataactttattggatttaatagctcgaatagtgacataaagtccactagagagacacataaacttctctaagatgcatctttgttcgcaatcattagaggtaatgcaaaggaactcatttccgttctctacatgcattttcgcatggaattcgttggctattcataggtgtgattttccctatgagcgtagagagcttttgcgacaataatcaaggtgccttttggcaaggggaacttgggctattccatgtccttgaattaatattgatggcctagccatcgtagtcacaaagtaatatgcttagaatcaaaattgagtcataatgaaaagaactcgaaattttattcataagccaacggagtacatcattgtttctatgatcaaagaaaatctaatccaataaaaagtaatatggcaatcgcctacatctcttggaaaataaaaagacttaatcaaaatcgtcagtttctgggtcttgatccttgtagtcttccacccttagatctagatcgccatcttgatcttcttgtgccatgtaattttcttcccttgcttcacgatacgtcttgtatgcgtttgcaacattctggggtgcggtacatgatttggcccaatgttcagttgatccacatcgaaaacaaacatcattatggtcaggctcccttgattgaggcgccattggggcgcgatttggacgacctatcctcttggtggcgttaccaccatggtcgaaggctccgcctctctctctcttcacacgttgacctccacggttccgtgcacgcctctcttggcgatttccttcctctttagggcgaacatatggaccagaatgtccataattgtccctatccttagggtttcgctccttgcatcctctattgggggcgcgactatagttagactccggaataggcttagttcccatgggtctagcattatagttcttcacaaggatattatcgtgcttttcagctacgttcatggctccaatgagctcatgaaaccttgtgatacgtcctgcattgacatcaatccgataattctttgaaatcattagtgcagagacggggaaggtagagagagtcttctcgatcaacatcgtatcagttatggcttggccacaaaactccatcagagacttgatacgaagagcttccgagttataatcaagcacatacttgaaatcacaaaagcggaggctatgccatcgcacttctaaatcaggaagcagggagtcacgaacgttgccaaatcgctgctcaagttctacccatagctttcttgggtcttcctcattgaggtattcattttggagcgcgtcattcatgtgccttgtcatgagaattatggctttagcttgttttgcttcgaaagcagtagcttgctcaatggagagcacgttctgaccaggctcttggatggctcccagaagtccatcagccttaagatgttggcgcacatctcggacccacctatggtatcctgcgccagttgtttctagtggaacgaagttcaacttgttcaggttactcatcctgaaaaacaacacaagattagggttagtttcggagcgaaaaagctaccatgaaaaactattaaatttttgagcgtagtcgcttccaagaaattagggattttctgagcgtagtcgcttccaagaaaatccgattccaagaggggttttggattagatcgaaacaacgatgtatgtggtcgatcgttttcttctcaacaaactttaagtttggaggactttacaagctccaagcttggagtgagcacgaaccctcacagttcggcttttggtctcccctataaagaagaaaggggggtagaagaagggatgttggaagtccccgagaaaagaagaagaaattgaaaaacttcaaaaacgggaacttttagaaaaattaccttaaaaagatggTCGGAAAAGTCGTCGTCgggaagttactgtagctgaccggaaaagtcgccggaagttggccggaaaagtcaccggcGGTCGTTGACCGGCTTTGACTGTGGTTGACCGGATAGCTGACGTGGCTGCTGACTGGGCTATGACGTGGCAGTGCTGATGTGGACGGGCCGAGGGCAGCGACTGTGGGTCGAGTGCCTGCTTCTGGGCCTAGGGCTGATCTgctgcctctttttttttttttcttttctttctttctgccggttcggatgaattttggccggttccggtggtgcaGTTTCCGGTTCCGAGTTTCTGGGCTGTGGATGCTGCAGGTGGCCGAGTATGGAAGCAAGAGGTGGtgaggaaggctttgaaccgggcaggggGATTTTcgctacttccggtggccggttcggtggttttccggccggttctgggggtggggccgccggttctggactcctggagttgggatcttcaaggtgggcggcggtggtttctgggatttgtaggctacgaatttaagatttcagggttagggcttcgtgctgataacgtgttttagggaatcagaaattgagagataatcgctgtgtattctcattgataataggggcctctttatatagaggattacaatgcatagaatctcaatcatacaaggaaagtaattctacattgattaggattctagatccttctaattaaatcatattaccactaggtcaagtaacctagagtttgggctaaacacaaattaggttttccttgaacatttattaaattttcaataaaTGAATATTTATTAGTTCATAGTATTTTACTAGGGGTTCCAAACTACCGGCCTTGATTAGTCTTATCAAGTTTTGGCAATTAATGGAGTTCTATGGCTTGATATAAGCAAAAATGCGTAGATGAAAAGTTCCATATTAGAAATGAGATACAACAATATAATAAACATAAGTGGTTAGGAGAGGGCCACACGGTTTCCCTTGCCTACCAAGTAGTATCAAATTTGAAGATTCGGTTGTGACACCTCATCAGCTTTAAGAAAATTCCTATCAGGGAGCTGAGTAGTAGTCTCAAGTAGAATGATTTGGATGATAGGTGAAAATTCTTCGTAGCCTTAATGGGTTCGGGTTGGAAACTCAAGACAAATTTTGATGAAAGTGAGTTGATAGGTGTTGATGAGATGTCGAGAGCCGCTATCTACAGAGTTACGAGGGTCTGAGCACTCTATTTGATACCTACCAGCACAGAAATCAGTTAGGGGGAGGCCGGGGTTGCCGGCCTATAACCTCCCGATACCTAAGCCCGTATCTGCTTATAAgataaagacagaaaaatgtATAGTGTAATAGTGAACTTACTTGACTGGGGAAGATTTCCCTTTTTTATAGGAGATGCTAGGCAGTGTGTTTGCTCACTCTTCGATGTGGGAGTGCTTTCCCTTGTATGTCAAGGACTAGGTGACTAATGTTTGGCGCATACCTTATAACCTTTGTTTACTATTTCATGTCTTTTAGTAGCTATCGAACCGTATATTTCCGGTGTTTGCACTTTTGCACACATGTGGTATAACAATAGGTGCCTAGGCGGAGTGAAGTACTCCAAGGCTAGGTAGCGCAAGCGCTCAAGTAAAATTCTAATCAATGGTGGAGTTGCAAAGGTCCATGGTAGAAAATGACGGTTTAGGGTTACAGAGACCCATTTTTATTCAAATTGTCATGTTTTCTTCTTATGGGTTCATCCAAAGCCACATTTCTATTCAAACCGTCATGCTTTTCTTGTTATGAGGGCATCCAAAACCCCTTTCTATTCAAATTGTCATGTTTTTTAATCTCACTATTGTTAAAGCATGATCTTTAAAATGTGTTACAATGACGAATACCGaaatctctattttttttttccttcaatatttCAAAATTGATGCATGGATGCACCTAGAGGCTACAGCACTAAAGCCGTTCTCCTAATTCATGCCCAAATACATTGCAGGAAGCATACAAAATGCATACATTCTTCATACTTTGCCTGCTCACCATTCTTTATTGAGAACTGATTCTACGGTAAGTTGCAGCAGTAATTTGTAAACATACATATGATGGTGAGCATCTCATATTCTCATAACCACAAGATGTACTTAGTAAACCAATCCAACATATCTTGATGAGCTTCATTAGCAAGTTTGACAGCAGTCTCATCCTCATCTTTATACCTCACTGCCCATCCATGCGGAACACCAGGAAATATTTTCACATAGCCACTCACCTGTGGAAAGAAAGCATCGATTATTGTCAAAAACGTTATGTGAATTTGTCATATGAGGACTTATCTTGAATTGCATTAACATTTCTGATGAGTTTCACATCCAATGAGAGGTGGAGATGTATGCTTACCTCAGGCTTCGTTGACAAAACCTCCTCAAACTGTTTCAGGAGTTCAGGTGGAGAGATCTCGTCAAACTCAGCACCCAATATGGCTATTGGAGCCTTAACCTCTGGCATAGATGAACAAGAAAATTAAGGAAAACACTGAATTAGTAACTTACACTATCAAAAATGAGGGTGCTCTACTTCATTTTGTCAGAGACTAGATTGCTTGCTGCAGGAAAAACTTCCAGGACATCAGGGTTTTGGGAGCACCTGGTTTTTCAACTGTGAATTCGTGTAAGGTAATATTCGTACCTTTAATATCATCAACAGTGACACGAGAAGGGTGCAACAACACTGCAGCCTGAATGTAATCAGACTTCGATAGCTCCACAACTACCTTACCTGATGAATGAAGGTTTTGAAGTTAGATTAGTAACCAAGAGTTGATTAATTCACCAATCATGGCACAACTAATCGAGCTCAAGACATGGACTTTAGAGCTATATCTTGTACACATGAAAGTGTGAGCAAGAGATTCTCACCTCCCCAACAGAACCCTGCAGCTCCTATTGTGGAAATCCCTTTGTTCCTTAGAGCACCAATTACAAGTTTAGCATCTTCAAATCCTTTGTCCTTAAAAGAACACGGGGGTGGGGGGTGACAGTAGCAACAGTTTTAGGATATGATAAGAATCGATAGATTGAAATATACATATGTACTCATTTCTTTTCAAAAGAATAAGATTCAGAAACTAACTGTTCCATGAGACTGTAGCCACACAAGCTTCTCAGTTTTGTCAGGATTGAATGGATCTCCATAAAAGAAGTCTGGAACCACAACATGGAATCCGGAAGCGGTAGCAGTTTTGTCTGCAAGCTCCCTTTACAGTAGATAGATCCCAAAATGAGTCAGAAAGTTGAAAAACCACAAACAAAGGAAGGAATAAAAGTTTTAACTCTTAAAGAAGATCTCTTCATAAACAAGCAACAAAAATTGCTTACATGGAGTTTCATAAGTGAGTCAAATAAAGGTCTTGGAAGTGCACatcaattcttttcttttacaaacttAGTGCAGAAAATTCAGTTGATCTAGTGTGTTTTAACAACTGCAAAGCCCCAAGATTTTCAAGAGGTAAGACAACCAAATGACCAGGGATGTCAGAGTATCTCGtcattaaagaaagaaaagcctACATAGGAAATGGTAGATCTCAACCTAGTTAAGTGCTAATTGACTTAACCATATGCTTTCGAAAAAACTTACTGAATAAAACAAGCTAAAATACCATATGTAGAGGGGTTTCCATCTAAGGCTTTTCAGTTTTCATTAATCCATATGCATCCCATCCTAATGCTGTTTTTTCAAAGGCTCGAAAGGTAAACACACACTCGAGCATATGGAAATAAGACGACTACGCGCATTATGGAAAATCGTGAAGCAGATGTAATCATATGACTGTAGGATTAGTTACTTTCTTTTACAAAATTTGACAAACTAAAGAGCTGCACAAACTGCTTCTTAGAGCAACCAGCTCATCATATTACTAATATAGTTTATGAAAAACTACAAATGGGATAGTTTAACAATTACTTATCATTCCAAAAGTACCTCTTACATAGCCTAGCCTATTATCTCTCAATATGAATCCAAATAGAACAAGACATAATTGACCACTAAAACTAGCAAGCTACTAAGGATGCAGAGCAGCACAGTTGAGAGAAAATGGGCATACCTGAACTTTGGTGCTTCAAATCCTTCAAAATGAACAAATAAAACTACTGTTAGAACTTCGAATTACCAAGcaacattgaaaaaaaaactcCTGAAACTACAATAATTTAGATATGACATTCAATTGACCAATACTTTACTAGAAGAGAAAATAAGTTTTTGAACCGAAAGAAAATACATAGAAGATTCGAAACTAATCAATACATatattagaaaagaaaaggcttagCAGTAAAGCACAATTTAACTACCATCTAGATAAGAAAAGTTCAAAAGTAGATGAATTGCAAGACTATAAGACCAGTATATAGTAGTTATTACCATGGATATCAGAAACCAGGAGAAGGGCAAGCTTGGAATCAGAAGGGCCAGTAACATAGGCCTTCAAGCCTCCAATTTCAGTGACTGATCCAGCTCCGCAGGTTGAGCTAAGGCTCGGTGGGTTCTCGCAGCACTGAGGACCAGACATGGCTTATTACAGATAGAGTGACACGAGCTCAATTTTGACCAAACCAATATAAACTTATGATTATGGGAGATGAATGAGCACGGTGATTACTATAAGTTTAACAATATTATATGGACGAGAGGGGTTTGGATGGGATCATGAAACAACTGCAAGATTAATGATTGCGATGATGGGGCCTTTGTTCAATTATCTAATGCTAATGATTTTCACATGGAAAGTTGGAAACCCTTTTTCTATTCAAACGTGGTTCTTTTTTGTTTGAACTGTAATCATAATCTTAGTTGGCCACAATCATGGATCAATCCAAGCACAGTCCTTCTCATATGTCAATCTCTCCATTTATGTAAATTGTCTGATTATGTCAACCCGTTAGGACCAAAACAATAAATACTCTACCCTTTCTCCTTTCACTAATTGTGGAAGTGTGAAATAGGCTTTTTACTTCGTGAATTTAATTTGGATAATGAAAAAACATCTAAGATACCATCATTGAGCGTCAATTTCATAACCAATACTTTGATTTACCCTTCATGTTATGAAATGTTTGCCAAACACATTTCTTTTCAAAAGAAGAATCGATATCGTACGTACTTGCACTTGCACTTGACATGAATGAGCAGTGATAGTTCTCCAAAACCCTATAACGTATAACCAATATCTCCCGGTCAAGAATGATATCATACAAGCCATACAGCTACAAGCCTCCTGGTGCCTGCAAGCTAGCTCAACGCATTCAAAACT
Coding sequences:
- the LOC112173810 gene encoding endo-1,3;1,4-beta-D-glucanase: MSGPQCCENPPSLSSTCGAGSVTEIGGLKAYVTGPSDSKLALLLVSDIHGFEAPKFRELADKTATASGFHVVVPDFFYGDPFNPDKTEKLVWLQSHGTDKGFEDAKLVIGALRNKGISTIGAAGFCWGGKVVVELSKSDYIQAAVLLHPSRVTVDDIKEVKAPIAILGAEFDEISPPELLKQFEEVLSTKPEVSGYVKIFPGVPHGWAVRYKDEDETAVKLANEAHQDMLDWFTKYILWL